GCCAAGACCGCGAATAGGACGCAACTCAAGGCGCTGCTGGCTTACTGTCGCACCGAGAAAGATATTAAGGCCGTGTTGGTGCACAAGCTAGACAGATTTGCTCGCAACGCAACTGACCACACGCAAATGCGCGCCTTGTTGTCGGGGTTCGGCGTACACCTTCGCTCTGTCACGGAGCCGATTGACGACAGCTCGACCGGAAAATTCATGGAACACGTGCTGGCTGCGGTCGCTGAGTTGGACAACAACATCCGTACCGAGCGCAGCGTAAAGGGAATGACTCAGCGATTGAAGGACGGTCGCTGGACATTTTCCCCTCCCCTCGGCTATCGGGCTGGACGAGACGCGACAGGTGCTAAGACAATCATTCCGGACGAGCACTCTGCCCCATTGATTACCCAGGCGTTTGAGGAGTTCGCTACAGGACTGCACACGAGAGAACAGGTGCTCCGAAAGCTCACTCTGCTTGGCCTGCGGACAAAGAAGGGCAAGTTCCTCAGTTCGCAGACGTTCTCCCAAACACTGAGAAAGCCCGTGTACGCCGGTCGAATTGTGGTTCCCGAGTGGAACATTGATGTTCCCGGCAAGTTCCAACCTTTGGTGACTCAGGCTGTCTTTGACAACGCGCAAGCGATTCTCAGTGGCAGGGCTGTATCCATCACCCCGCGCGCCCGCAATCACGCCGACTTCCCTCTGCGCGGTTTCGTGAAGTGCGGATATTGCACTGAGCCCCTCACGGGAAGCTGGTCGAAAGGACGCAGCCGCTATTACGCCTACTATCACTGCGAAGATGGATGCAACCGCGAGACAAAGGATGTGATGGAGGCAAAGTTCGAGCAGTTCATTCGTACCCTGGAACCAAATGCCGCGTACATGCGCCTGTACCGTGAGATCGTGCTTGATGTCTGGCGCAAGAAACAGGGCGACAGCCAGCAGATGCAAGGCGTCGTTTCCCGCAAGATTAGCCAATTGCGCGAGAACAAGACAAAGCTGGAAGAGGCATTCGTTTATCAAAAGGCGATTGACGCAGACACGTACAAGGAAATGCGGGCAAATCTGATTGAGGAGCTGACCCTCGCGGAAATGGAGCTACGGGATGCCCAGGCCGAAGAGATCGAAATAGAGACCGTCCTGGATTTCGCAGACATGGTGCTAACGAACGCATCGAACCTCTGGAAAGCCGCTCCAGTAGAGCAGAAACAGCGTTTGCAGCAGGTTCTATTCCCTGAGGGTGTCACCTATTCTGATGGAAAATATCGAACCGCTGTAACCTGCTTACTTTTCAACGGAATGGGAACAAACAAGATCAAAAATGAACGTTTGGTAGCGCTACCGGGAATCGAACCCGGGTTTTAAGATTGAGAATCTCACGTCCTAACCCCTAGACGATAGCGCCACACATTTTTTCAGCGGACGAAGAAAAGTATATCAAAGGAATTTCGCGCTGCGAAGCCGCCGCCAGGCTCGTGTGGCACAGCCGGGGCCCCCGACACTCGTTTCGCGTGGTGGGGTGGAGGCGCCCTCTCGGCTGTGCGGACTTCTTTTTGCTAGACGACCGCTCCTGTGCCGATTTCGGGTGAAATTTACCACTACCTGCCGTGCCGGCTGGTCCGCGCCGGCGAAAGTTTCCCGCGCTCCGTCGCTCAGCAAGACCCTAACCCCTTCGTGCGCCCCGGCACGCGAGTCACGTTACCGTCGTACCCGCCAAGTCACGTCTTTTTTGCGCTGCGCGCTCCCCAACGCCCGCGGGATTCTCTATAATTCCTGATGACAGTGCGCCCACTCGTCGCATCATAATTTTGCAGGAAAGGGCAGGGGCACCAAGCTGTATGTCAACTAAGAATTCGGGCGCCTTCCGGAAGAATGCTTCCCCGGGAAAATCCAAGGGACAGACCAAGACCGTCACCCCCATCAACGCGGGAACGTCCACTACCTTTAATTTGACGCAAATTTATCCTGAAATCGTGGATGAAGTCCGCGTGCGCGCCTATGAGCTCTACGAGCAGCGCGGCCGCCAGGATGGCAATGACCAGGATGACTGGATCCGGGCGGAGGAAGAGGTCCTTTCCCGCTATCAAAAGGCAAAAAGCGCTTAGCGCCATTATGAAACAGGCTCTCCTGTTGGATGACAACCCAGCCCAGCTCACCATTCGTGAGCTGGTTCTCCGCAAAGCCGGCGTAGAAAGCCACGTGGCCACCAACGCGCGCACCGCGCTGGCCCTGCTGCGCAGCGCGATGGGAAGAGAAAAAATCGGCGTGGTCATCACCGACCATTTCATGCCGGAGATGGATGGCGTGGAGTTTGTGCGCCAGTTGCGCGCCTTTGCCCCGGAACTCCCGGTCATCCTGATTAGTGGGCAGCCCGACGCGGATTCCGAATATGCCGGCCTCAACATCATTTTCCGCTGCAAGCCTTGCGAGCCGGATGACCTGATTGCCACAGTCCGGTTTGCGCTTTCTGATCGTCCCCAACGGGCCTTTGCCTGATTTGCCGTATTGCAGTCCCCGGCAAAAAATACTAAGCTCAAATGATGCCATTATTAGGAAGCTTTTGTCTTCTATTTGCTCTGGCTCTTTCCGGCTACTGTTTCGTGGTCGGGGTGGTGGGAGCGGTGCGCAAGGACTTTGTCGGATACCGCCTGGCGGAAACCGCGCGGCGGGCCGGCATGGCCTCCTTCGCGGCCCTGACTCTGTGTGCGTTCGCGCTGGTCTGGTCGGCCCTGAACAACGATTTCACCGTTTCCTACGTCATGCACCACAGCAACATTGCCCTGCCCGTGCCGTACAAAATAGCCGTTCTGTGGTCCGGACAGGAAGGCTCGTTGCTGTTTTGGTCGTGGTTGCTGGCCTGTTACGGTTTTGTTTTGCGGCTGCGGCACAAAGTGGACCAGCGACTGGTGGCCACCAGTTCCATGGTTCTTGCCGGCATTCAGGTCTTTTTCCTGATTCTTAACAATTACATCGCCAACCCTTTCGGCATTGAACCCGGCCCCATGGCCGCCGATGGCCGCGGCTTGAACATCCTGTTGCAGTACCCCGAGATGGTGATCCATCCGCCCATGCTGTACCTGGGCTACGTGGGCTTCTCGGTGCCGTTCGCCTTCGCTCTGGCTGCGCTGATCATGCGCTATCCCGGCGAAAAATGGATCCACATCACACGCCGCTGGACCATGGTTACGTGGCTCTTCCTGACCGTGGGGATCTCACTGGGAGCGCACTGGGCTTACGCCGTTCTCGGCTGGGGCGGCTACTGGGGCTGGGACCCGGTAGAGAACGCTTCCCTGCTGCCCTGGATCACCGGCACCGCTTTCCTCCATTCCGTGATGATGCAGGAGAAGCGCGGCATGATGAAGATGTGGAACGTCTGGTTGATCTTCACCACGTTCATGCTGGCGATTCTCGGCACCATGTTGACGCGCGGCGGCGCTGTGAGCTCGGTCCATGCGTTCGCGCAGTCAGCCATCGGCACGTGGTTCGCCGGATCAGCCGGCTGGTCGGGCGCTCCGTGGCGGTCTCTGCCTTACTTTTATCCCGGCTTCCTGGAACTGGTGTTCGTGGTCTGCCTTTACTTCTTCATCAGCCACCGCGACCATCTGAAGTCAGACAACCTCCTGGAATCGATGGTTTCGCGCGAGTCCAGCTTCATGTTCAACAACCTGGTTCTGCTGGCAGCGACGTTCGCCGTGCTGTGCGGAACGCTCTTCCCCATTTTGTCGGAGTGGGTGCGCGGCTACAAAATTACCGTGGGTGCGCCGTTCTTTAACAAGGTTGTCATCCCCATCGGCTTGTTCCTCATTTTTCTTACCGCGGTAGGACCTTTGCTGGCCTGGGGCAGCACTTCCTGGGGAAGCATCAAGCGCAATTTCGCGGTTCCCGCCCTGCTCTCGGCCGTGGTGGCCGGCGGGCTGGTTGCGCTGGGCATGCGTCCGTTCTCGGACATGGCCCATTTCTATTCCTGGCTCACGTTCTCTCTGAGCGCGCTGGTGATTGGCACCATTGCTTCTGAATTCTTCCGCGGCGGACGCGTGCTGCAGGGCAAGCTGAACACCAACATAGTCGCCGCCATGTATCACCTCACCCGGCGCAACATGCGCCGTTACGGCGGATACGTGGTCCACTTTGGCATGATCGTGCTGTTCATCGGCCTTGCGGGACAGGCCTTCAACCAGGAAAAAGAAGTGCAGATGGCCATCGGCGATAAGCTTCAGATCGGCCACTACACGCTGACCATGGTCGCCGACAACCGCGATGACAACGCCAACTACGATTCCAAAGCCGCGATACTGGAAGTCCAGAAAGACGGCAAGCCTTTGACCACCATGTATCCCGAACGCCGTTTCTACAAGGCCCAGGGCGGACAACCCAACACTATTGTCGCCAACCACATTTCGCCTGCCGAAGACCTCTATGTGATCTATGAAGGCCCGGATGGAGCGCAGCAAGGCCCTCCCATCATCAAAGCGATCATCAACCCGCTGGTGATATGGGTGTGGATTGGGGTAATCATCGTGGTATTCGGTACAGGCCTGGCCCTGGTGCCCAACCTGGCCGCCGTCAAGGTGCCGGTGGCCGCGTCGGTGGCAGTCGCGGCGGTGGAGAAACAAAGCATGTATCCGGCGGGGGTGCGTAAATGAAGCGCCTGAGTGAAATTCTTCTGCTCTGCTGCGTCGTCGTCCTGCTGATGGGCGCGGACGCGACGCAAGCCCGCTTTGAAAACCTGGGCGGCAAGATCATGTGCACTTGCAGTTGCGGGCAAATGCTGCTCAAGTGCAACCACGTGGGCTGTCCGAATTCCGCCAAGATGATCGGCCAGTTGCACGCCCAGGTGGCGCAACAATCTGACGACGAAAAAGTCTTGCAGTGGTTTCGCGAGACCTGGGGCGTCACGGCGGTTGTCGAACCCGCCACCCACGGATTCGAACTGCTGGTTTGGGTGGTGCCGCCAGTGGTGGCAGCGCTGTTCCTGGCGCTGGTGATCGTCATTATTATGGTCTGGCGGTCGCGTGTGCCGGCGACGCTGCCGGCAGACCGCGTCCCCGACCCCCACCTTGATGCCCTGCGCGCCCGTGCCCGTCAGGAGACCGAAATATGAACCCGCAAACAGCCAGCGTGTTGTTCCAGATTTTTTGCAGCGTGTT
This genomic interval from Terriglobia bacterium contains the following:
- a CDS encoding recombinase family protein, with product MAERVVVYTRVSTEEQAKDGTSLAAQKAACLEYCERQGYRVAKIFVEEGESAKTANRTQLKALLAYCRTEKDIKAVLVHKLDRFARNATDHTQMRALLSGFGVHLRSVTEPIDDSSTGKFMEHVLAAVAELDNNIRTERSVKGMTQRLKDGRWTFSPPLGYRAGRDATGAKTIIPDEHSAPLITQAFEEFATGLHTREQVLRKLTLLGLRTKKGKFLSSQTFSQTLRKPVYAGRIVVPEWNIDVPGKFQPLVTQAVFDNAQAILSGRAVSITPRARNHADFPLRGFVKCGYCTEPLTGSWSKGRSRYYAYYHCEDGCNRETKDVMEAKFEQFIRTLEPNAAYMRLYREIVLDVWRKKQGDSQQMQGVVSRKISQLRENKTKLEEAFVYQKAIDADTYKEMRANLIEELTLAEMELRDAQAEEIEIETVLDFADMVLTNASNLWKAAPVEQKQRLQQVLFPEGVTYSDGKYRTAVTCLLFNGMGTNKIKNERLVALPGIEPGF
- a CDS encoding DUF2934 domain-containing protein — translated: MSTKNSGAFRKNASPGKSKGQTKTVTPINAGTSTTFNLTQIYPEIVDEVRVRAYELYEQRGRQDGNDQDDWIRAEEEVLSRYQKAKSA
- a CDS encoding response regulator, coding for MKQALLLDDNPAQLTIRELVLRKAGVESHVATNARTALALLRSAMGREKIGVVITDHFMPEMDGVEFVRQLRAFAPELPVILISGQPDADSEYAGLNIIFRCKPCEPDDLIATVRFALSDRPQRAFA
- a CDS encoding heme lyase CcmF/NrfE family subunit, whose amino-acid sequence is MPLLGSFCLLFALALSGYCFVVGVVGAVRKDFVGYRLAETARRAGMASFAALTLCAFALVWSALNNDFTVSYVMHHSNIALPVPYKIAVLWSGQEGSLLFWSWLLACYGFVLRLRHKVDQRLVATSSMVLAGIQVFFLILNNYIANPFGIEPGPMAADGRGLNILLQYPEMVIHPPMLYLGYVGFSVPFAFALAALIMRYPGEKWIHITRRWTMVTWLFLTVGISLGAHWAYAVLGWGGYWGWDPVENASLLPWITGTAFLHSVMMQEKRGMMKMWNVWLIFTTFMLAILGTMLTRGGAVSSVHAFAQSAIGTWFAGSAGWSGAPWRSLPYFYPGFLELVFVVCLYFFISHRDHLKSDNLLESMVSRESSFMFNNLVLLAATFAVLCGTLFPILSEWVRGYKITVGAPFFNKVVIPIGLFLIFLTAVGPLLAWGSTSWGSIKRNFAVPALLSAVVAGGLVALGMRPFSDMAHFYSWLTFSLSALVIGTIASEFFRGGRVLQGKLNTNIVAAMYHLTRRNMRRYGGYVVHFGMIVLFIGLAGQAFNQEKEVQMAIGDKLQIGHYTLTMVADNRDDNANYDSKAAILEVQKDGKPLTTMYPERRFYKAQGGQPNTIVANHISPAEDLYVIYEGPDGAQQGPPIIKAIINPLVIWVWIGVIIVVFGTGLALVPNLAAVKVPVAASVAVAAVEKQSMYPAGVRK
- a CDS encoding cytochrome c-type biogenesis protein CcmH, coding for MKRLSEILLLCCVVVLLMGADATQARFENLGGKIMCTCSCGQMLLKCNHVGCPNSAKMIGQLHAQVAQQSDDEKVLQWFRETWGVTAVVEPATHGFELLVWVVPPVVAALFLALVIVIIMVWRSRVPATLPADRVPDPHLDALRARARQETEI